The Haloimpatiens massiliensis genome includes a window with the following:
- a CDS encoding sigma-54 interaction domain-containing protein — protein sequence MPRLIVISEGIETSTCIWKQLRELIGDTVDISRCSLEEGINVDFKNSLVLITSPSIKDKILPYIPLKVQYIVARRIINYKHIKKLLGIKKNSHLLLVNDSKATCTESIEQLHDMGIEHINFHPYYPEKKNYKKLDTCVTFGEGRFAPKCVKKIIDLGSRNVDISTLIEILQYFNLMDKKGSFISPQFTREIIKLTQNYYVAANKAIELKNMFKTIVDNSSDGILYINEDGTVSITNKVFCSLAGKDICHILYKKISDVIPNFTNWKVSEIQNEIIELNNKNIVITISPIKTVDNTVGYMLTTEEASKIQKIEHELRRKMRLSEHNAFYNFENIIGNSMALKNTINLAKKLALSNSTVLIQGESGTGKELFAQAIHNFSPRRNAQFVPVNFSSLSDSLLESELFGYEDGAFTGAKRGGKPGLFEQAHGGTIFLDEIGEISLQFQVKLLRILQERQIRRVGGNEIIPIDIRVIAATNKNLIKEVKKGTFRQDLFYRLSVLPLFLPSLKERKEDITCLLQHYLRKFTKKNSLELKEFFTKDSLDFLIKYSWPGNIRELVNIVEYLVNIKDPKAKIEISDLPNYIYDEVRNNNILNTNIENSLLDNDSIWILETIEKNNFIGRRGLSQIAVYENIHLTESKIRTKLNVLKSMDLVEIHKGVRGCTLTKKANLLLNKLKNGC from the coding sequence ATGCCAAGATTAATAGTAATAAGTGAAGGAATAGAAACCAGCACATGTATATGGAAACAATTAAGAGAATTAATTGGTGATACAGTTGATATATCTAGATGTAGTTTGGAGGAAGGTATAAATGTAGATTTTAAAAATTCACTAGTGTTAATTACTAGTCCTTCCATAAAGGATAAAATATTACCTTATATTCCTCTTAAAGTTCAGTACATAGTAGCTAGAAGAATAATAAATTACAAACACATAAAAAAACTTTTGGGAATAAAAAAAAATAGTCATTTACTTCTGGTAAATGATTCAAAAGCTACCTGCACAGAATCCATAGAACAATTGCATGATATGGGCATTGAACATATTAATTTTCATCCTTACTATCCCGAGAAAAAAAATTATAAAAAATTAGATACTTGTGTTACTTTTGGTGAAGGTAGATTTGCTCCTAAATGTGTAAAAAAAATAATTGACTTAGGCTCAAGAAATGTTGACATAAGTACACTTATTGAAATACTTCAATATTTCAATCTCATGGATAAAAAAGGTAGTTTTATATCTCCTCAGTTTACTAGAGAAATAATAAAACTTACCCAAAACTATTATGTGGCCGCAAACAAAGCTATAGAGCTAAAAAATATGTTCAAAACTATAGTGGATAACTCTAGTGACGGAATACTTTATATAAATGAAGATGGTACTGTATCCATTACCAACAAAGTTTTCTGTTCTTTAGCAGGTAAGGATATATGTCACATACTTTATAAAAAAATATCTGATGTCATTCCTAATTTTACTAATTGGAAAGTTTCTGAAATACAAAATGAAATAATAGAACTAAATAATAAAAACATTGTAATTACTATCTCTCCTATAAAAACTGTAGATAACACAGTGGGATATATGCTAACAACTGAAGAAGCTAGCAAAATACAAAAAATAGAACATGAATTAAGACGGAAAATGAGACTTTCTGAGCATAATGCCTTTTATAATTTTGAAAATATAATAGGCAATAGTATGGCATTAAAAAATACCATTAACCTTGCAAAAAAATTAGCCTTAAGCAATTCAACCGTATTAATACAAGGAGAAAGTGGTACTGGCAAGGAACTTTTTGCACAAGCCATACATAATTTTTCTCCAAGAAGAAATGCTCAGTTTGTTCCTGTGAACTTTTCTTCACTTTCGGATAGTCTACTAGAAAGTGAGTTATTTGGTTATGAAGATGGAGCTTTCACTGGTGCTAAACGTGGCGGAAAACCAGGTTTGTTTGAACAGGCTCATGGAGGAACTATATTTTTAGACGAAATAGGAGAAATATCCTTACAATTTCAAGTTAAATTATTAAGAATTCTTCAAGAAAGACAAATAAGGAGAGTAGGTGGAAATGAAATCATTCCTATAGACATAAGAGTCATAGCTGCAACTAATAAAAATTTAATAAAAGAAGTTAAAAAAGGTACTTTCAGACAGGATCTATTTTATAGGCTAAGCGTCTTGCCATTATTTTTACCTAGTCTAAAAGAAAGAAAAGAGGATATTACATGTTTACTTCAACACTATCTTAGGAAATTCACTAAAAAAAATAGTTTGGAGCTTAAAGAATTTTTCACTAAAGATTCCTTAGATTTTTTAATTAAATATTCCTGGCCTGGCAACATACGTGAACTAGTAAATATAGTAGAATACCTTGTAAACATAAAAGATCCAAAGGCGAAAATAGAAATTTCTGACCTACCTAACTATATTTATGATGAAGTAAGAAACAATAATATTTTAAATACCAATATTGAAAATTCACTCCTAGATAATGATTCCATTTGGATACTAGAAACCATAGAAAAAAATAATTTCATAGGTAGAAGGGGACTATCTCAAATAGCAGTATATGAAAATATCCATCTTACAGAATCTAAAATAAGAACTAAATTAAATGTTCTAAAATCTATGGATTTAGTTGAAATTCATAAGGGTGTAAGGGGATGTACGCTCACTAAAAAAGCTAATTTACTTTTGAATAAACTTAAAAATGGGTGTTAA
- the bchH gene encoding magnesium chelatase subunit H → MKVTVVSVSTSVFTELIKASKYINENYNNILNLNLYYVSRDVKEDRLKNMMADIQDADMAIIDLMGAPDKNVKATYDSLENSKGQVVIIGRQGKEYLKLGSLTSKDMSMKKKKGENKKPDVKAMNKMIGMAEKMGKMMPVGKLNHMKNYIYIGRYWNNAGFEDMKNLLYLILRDYGSCKEIPKPLEPVKREDISICHPETMEFFSRYKDYVEKYGFNEERPTIALIFYGHSYPSKTSNCVGEIASRIKKFANVVPIAFSSVLNADSNKIRNMLENACGKKVDLILNFMSFRLGAGPMGGDAKKAIDTLEKIEAPMFHPFFMTKKTAEEWRESAQGINSSEFLISVMLPELDGAIETYPVGAMKCNGINDEFNIELNELSIIEERVEKLIGKIKGWLKLREKPNKYKKVAIVCYNYPPGEDNLFGGAFLDTFKSIEKILKVLKNEGYDTKNLNSEELMNRFCGKIVNSGRWTSEENIDNMIKYNCEKYKKHIKERNFYSDMIKQWGEVPGNVMSVDNNFLIPGIVNNNVFIGLQPSRGIHENTDKVYHDKSMLPHHQYIGFYKWIKEEFKADVVIHVGTHGTIEFLKGKECGMSGECFPDMLLYDIPHLYLYFIGNPAESVIAKRRSHAVMVSYSPPAFMEGELYEEYLWLQKSIEEYHECERLDPKRCSEVLDNIEEKAKEMNMNFQDLQDLERELYRMNRSLVPKGLHVFGEGYSEEEAFKYIKFILRYDRGDIKCIRRIVCENKGLNYDKIVEDNATEILASLDNEVQWIMDNFKRHGDLSFINSSKKNYKKSFIEDMERSIEYGKKFSLNIMENLEMRGLVKALQGKYLKASLSGDIIRNPSILPSGYNLYQFDPTLVPTETAYKRGANIAKNTIELYYKENGKYPSSTAVILWGLETSRTGGETIGQILYYLGVKLVKTGSSFESAYEIIPTQQLGRPRIDVVINMCGFFRDMFPNLLKDLNCIFADIYNLDETFEQNYFKKNSQVIYEELIKNGTSEETARELSICRIFGPKEAEYGTGVTKLLETKAWEEEEDIGKNFIDSLKYVYSNNFRGKEIDGLYMSNLRTVDVVSQVRSNHEYEVTDLDHYYEFFGGLSKSVEMAKGKKPAMYISDTTGERLETETVDKSINRGIRTRVLNPKWIDGMLEHKYHGVQKIAERFENILGLAATTNSVEQWIFDDLHKRYIEDEKLRERLKENNSYAYMSIVEWMLEYNKRGYWQASKEQLEELKNVYLNIEGDIESFQE, encoded by the coding sequence TTGAAAGTTACAGTGGTTTCTGTTTCCACTAGTGTTTTCACAGAACTTATAAAGGCTAGTAAATATATTAATGAAAATTATAATAATATACTAAACTTAAATTTATATTACGTATCAAGAGATGTGAAAGAAGATAGATTAAAAAACATGATGGCAGATATACAAGATGCGGACATGGCTATAATAGATTTAATGGGTGCACCAGATAAAAATGTTAAGGCTACTTATGATTCCTTAGAAAATTCAAAAGGGCAAGTGGTTATTATAGGTAGACAGGGAAAAGAATATTTAAAGTTGGGAAGTTTAACTTCAAAGGATATGAGTATGAAGAAAAAGAAAGGTGAAAATAAAAAGCCTGATGTAAAAGCTATGAATAAAATGATAGGCATGGCAGAGAAAATGGGAAAAATGATGCCAGTTGGAAAACTAAATCATATGAAGAATTATATCTATATAGGTAGATATTGGAATAATGCTGGATTTGAAGATATGAAGAACTTATTATATTTAATACTAAGGGATTATGGGAGCTGTAAAGAAATTCCTAAGCCTTTAGAACCAGTAAAAAGAGAAGATATAAGTATATGTCATCCAGAAACTATGGAATTCTTTAGTAGATATAAAGATTATGTAGAAAAATATGGTTTTAATGAGGAAAGGCCAACTATTGCTTTAATATTTTATGGTCACAGCTATCCTAGTAAAACGTCTAATTGCGTTGGAGAAATAGCTAGTAGAATAAAAAAGTTTGCCAATGTGGTGCCTATAGCTTTTTCTAGTGTTTTAAACGCAGATAGTAATAAGATTAGAAATATGTTGGAAAATGCTTGTGGTAAAAAAGTAGATTTAATATTAAATTTTATGTCCTTTAGATTAGGAGCAGGTCCTATGGGCGGAGATGCTAAGAAGGCTATAGATACTCTTGAAAAAATAGAGGCACCTATGTTTCATCCATTTTTTATGACTAAAAAAACAGCTGAAGAGTGGAGAGAAAGTGCTCAAGGAATAAATTCATCTGAATTCTTAATTTCTGTAATGCTACCTGAATTAGATGGGGCCATAGAAACGTATCCAGTGGGAGCCATGAAATGTAATGGAATAAATGATGAATTTAATATAGAATTAAATGAACTCAGTATTATAGAAGAAAGAGTGGAAAAACTTATAGGTAAAATAAAGGGATGGCTTAAGCTTAGAGAAAAGCCTAATAAATATAAAAAAGTAGCTATAGTCTGTTACAATTATCCACCAGGAGAAGATAATTTATTTGGGGGAGCTTTTTTGGATACCTTTAAATCTATAGAGAAAATATTAAAGGTCTTAAAAAATGAAGGATATGATACAAAAAACTTAAATAGTGAAGAGTTGATGAATAGATTTTGTGGAAAAATAGTTAATTCAGGAAGATGGACTTCGGAAGAAAACATTGACAACATGATAAAATACAACTGTGAAAAATATAAAAAACACATTAAAGAAAGAAATTTTTACTCAGATATGATTAAGCAGTGGGGAGAAGTACCTGGCAATGTTATGAGTGTAGACAATAATTTTTTGATACCAGGAATAGTGAATAATAATGTTTTTATAGGATTGCAGCCTTCTAGAGGAATTCATGAGAATACAGATAAGGTATATCACGATAAATCCATGCTTCCACATCATCAATATATAGGATTTTACAAATGGATTAAAGAAGAATTTAAAGCAGATGTAGTCATACATGTGGGAACTCATGGCACAATAGAGTTTTTAAAAGGAAAAGAATGTGGTATGTCTGGAGAGTGTTTCCCTGATATGCTACTTTATGATATTCCTCATTTATATTTATATTTCATAGGAAATCCAGCAGAATCTGTGATAGCTAAAAGAAGAAGTCATGCAGTAATGGTAAGTTATAGTCCACCAGCTTTTATGGAAGGGGAACTTTATGAAGAATATTTATGGCTTCAAAAATCCATTGAGGAATACCACGAATGTGAAAGATTAGATCCAAAAAGATGTAGCGAAGTGTTAGACAATATTGAAGAAAAGGCTAAAGAGATGAATATGAATTTTCAAGATTTACAAGATTTGGAGAGGGAACTTTATAGAATGAATCGTTCCTTAGTTCCTAAAGGATTACATGTATTTGGTGAAGGATATAGTGAAGAGGAAGCTTTTAAATACATTAAGTTTATTCTTAGATATGATAGGGGCGATATAAAGTGTATAAGAAGGATTGTATGTGAGAATAAGGGATTAAATTACGATAAAATAGTGGAAGATAATGCTACAGAAATTTTAGCTTCACTGGATAATGAAGTACAGTGGATTATGGACAATTTTAAGAGACACGGTGATTTAAGCTTTATAAATAGTAGTAAAAAGAATTATAAAAAGTCTTTTATAGAGGATATGGAAAGATCTATAGAGTATGGGAAAAAGTTTAGTTTAAATATAATGGAAAATCTTGAGATGAGGGGTTTAGTTAAGGCATTACAGGGAAAATATTTAAAAGCATCCTTATCAGGAGATATAATTAGAAATCCTAGCATACTACCTTCAGGGTACAATTTATATCAATTTGATCCAACACTAGTGCCTACGGAAACAGCTTATAAAAGAGGGGCTAACATAGCTAAAAACACTATAGAATTATATTACAAGGAAAATGGAAAATATCCATCTAGTACTGCGGTAATACTTTGGGGACTTGAAACTTCTAGGACGGGAGGAGAAACTATAGGTCAAATACTTTATTATTTAGGGGTTAAACTTGTTAAAACTGGAAGTTCTTTTGAAAGTGCCTATGAAATAATACCTACTCAACAATTGGGAAGACCAAGAATAGATGTGGTAATAAATATGTGTGGATTCTTTAGAGATATGTTTCCTAATTTACTTAAGGATTTAAACTGTATATTTGCAGATATATATAATTTAGATGAAACTTTTGAACAGAATTATTTTAAAAAGAATTCACAGGTCATATATGAGGAGCTTATAAAAAATGGAACCAGTGAGGAAACTGCAAGAGAACTTTCTATATGTAGAATATTCGGACCTAAAGAGGCAGAGTATGGTACAGGAGTCACTAAGTTATTAGAAACAAAGGCTTGGGAGGAAGAAGAGGATATAGGTAAAAACTTCATAGATAGTTTGAAATATGTATACAGTAATAATTTTAGAGGAAAGGAAATAGATGGACTATACATGAGCAACTTAAGAACTGTAGATGTGGTATCACAAGTAAGAAGTAATCATGAATATGAAGTAACTGATTTAGATCACTATTATGAATTTTTTGGTGGCCTTTCTAAATCTGTTGAAATGGCTAAGGGGAAAAAGCCCGCTATGTATATAAGTGATACTACAGGAGAAAGACTAGAAACTGAAACTGTGGATAAATCTATAAATAGAGGTATAAGAACTAGAGTTTTAAATCCCAAATGGATTGATGGAATGTTAGAACATAAATATCATGGAGTTCAAAAGATAGCTGAGCGGTTTGAAAATATATTGGGTCTAGCTGCTACTACTAACAGTGTGGAGCAGTGGATATTTGATGATTTGCATAAAAGGTATATTGAAGATGAGAAACTAAGAGAAAGATTGAAGGAAAATAACTCATATGCATATATGTCCATAGTAGAATGGATGCTGGAGTATAATAAAAGAGGATATTGGCAGGCAAGTAAAGAACAACTTGAAGAGCTTAAAAATGTGTATTTAAATATAGAGGGAGATATAGAAAGTTTTCAAGAGTAG
- a CDS encoding ABC transporter substrate-binding protein, whose translation MKRRQVLALAMAISMALSGCGTKTKGKMDTKNKSAMSQGMKEEMKEKGSKSMAKLTMSQGKGYPVTIKDMMGNEVTLKEKPKKIAAISGTFLGLLYAVGGETICTADLSGGSIIPKGVENLPKIGKVYNPDVEKLISLKPDLVIAQFGLQNKLVPALKQSNIPVLALNMKTYDDVIENLKVVGRIVGNENKAEEIIAKMDKDKKAIEDKLPEKPKKAVILYATSKDVSVKLENSIAGNVAKILKLDNIAAGKKGEGMGGESIPFSIEEIVKQDPDVILVTSMVKSDKTAKEVIEKQLGKDPVWKNLKAVKNNKIVYLPQRYFLYNAGDKFVDAIEFMAKGVYPEIYGELNDK comes from the coding sequence ATGAAAAGGAGACAAGTGTTAGCACTAGCTATGGCCATATCTATGGCATTGAGTGGATGTGGTACAAAGACAAAAGGAAAAATGGATACTAAGAACAAATCCGCTATGTCTCAAGGCATGAAGGAAGAAATGAAAGAAAAAGGTTCAAAATCTATGGCAAAATTAACTATGTCTCAAGGGAAAGGCTATCCAGTTACTATAAAGGATATGATGGGAAATGAAGTTACATTAAAGGAAAAACCTAAGAAAATAGCAGCAATATCAGGTACATTCTTAGGACTTTTATATGCGGTAGGCGGAGAAACTATTTGTACTGCTGATTTATCTGGAGGAAGTATAATACCAAAGGGTGTAGAAAATCTTCCTAAAATAGGGAAGGTTTACAACCCAGATGTGGAAAAATTAATATCTCTTAAACCAGATTTAGTAATTGCTCAATTTGGACTTCAAAATAAGTTAGTACCAGCTTTAAAACAGAGTAATATACCAGTGTTAGCTTTAAATATGAAAACATATGATGATGTAATAGAAAATTTAAAAGTTGTAGGAAGAATAGTTGGAAATGAAAATAAAGCTGAAGAGATTATAGCTAAGATGGATAAAGATAAAAAGGCTATAGAGGATAAACTTCCAGAAAAACCTAAAAAAGCAGTTATTCTGTATGCTACTTCTAAAGATGTATCAGTAAAACTTGAAAATAGTATAGCTGGTAATGTGGCTAAAATACTAAAACTAGACAATATAGCTGCAGGCAAAAAAGGAGAAGGAATGGGTGGAGAATCTATTCCATTTAGTATAGAAGAAATTGTAAAACAAGATCCAGATGTTATATTGGTAACCAGTATGGTAAAATCTGATAAAACAGCAAAAGAGGTAATAGAAAAGCAACTTGGAAAAGATCCTGTATGGAAGAATTTAAAAGCTGTTAAGAATAATAAAATAGTATACTTACCACAAAGATACTTCCTTTATAATGCAGGAGATAAATTTGTAGATGCAATAGAATTTATGGCTAAAGGCGTATATCCAGAAATATACGGTGAATTGAATGACAAGTAA
- the rbr gene encoding rubrerythrin → MKSLKGTKTAENLLKAFAGESQARNRYTYYSSTAKKQGYVQIANIFLETAENEKEHAKRFYKFLLNDLQREGIEINAAYPVALYGDTKANLKAAAAGENEEWSELYPEFARVAREEGFEEISVAFERIAEVEKHHEARYNKLVENIEKDMVFKKDKVQLWKCNNCGYIFEGEEAPEVCPACVHPKAYFEVLCENY, encoded by the coding sequence ATGAAATCATTAAAAGGGACTAAAACAGCTGAAAATTTGCTTAAGGCATTTGCAGGAGAATCACAGGCAAGAAACAGATATACTTATTATTCAAGTACAGCTAAAAAGCAGGGATATGTGCAAATAGCTAACATATTTTTAGAAACCGCAGAAAATGAAAAAGAACATGCAAAGAGATTTTATAAATTCTTACTTAATGATTTACAGAGAGAAGGAATCGAAATTAATGCAGCTTATCCTGTAGCTTTATATGGAGATACTAAAGCTAATTTAAAGGCAGCCGCTGCTGGAGAAAATGAAGAATGGTCAGAACTATATCCTGAATTTGCTAGAGTAGCAAGAGAAGAAGGATTTGAAGAGATATCAGTAGCTTTTGAAAGAATTGCTGAAGTAGAAAAACATCATGAAGCTAGATATAATAAATTAGTGGAAAATATAGAAAAAGACATGGTATTTAAGAAAGATAAGGTACAACTTTGGAAATGTAATAACTGTGGATACATATTTGAAGGAGAAGAGGCCCCAGAAGTGTGTCCTGCATGTGTTCATCCAAAAGCTTACTTTGAAGTGCTTTGCGAAAATTACTAG
- a CDS encoding ABC transporter ATP-binding protein yields MDILTVENISINYGEKQVLKGINLNIEKGKIISIIGPNGCGKTTLLRVMSRNLKPKTGRVLLNGEDIYKLKAKTLAKNMAILSQNNGCPEDICIRDLVSYGRHAHKKIFSGFTEEDERIIDWAIKRTGLNNMQDRKVATLSGGERQRAWIAMSIAQKPKVLLLDEPTTYLDISHQLELLDLIKSLNEEEKITIVMVLHDINEAAKYSHELIVIKNGELHCKGTPYSIINDEMLKQVFRVEADINKDKNTKKPVIYPRRVFS; encoded by the coding sequence ATGGATATTTTAACTGTAGAAAACATCAGTATTAATTATGGTGAAAAACAAGTATTAAAAGGAATAAATTTAAATATAGAAAAAGGCAAAATAATATCCATAATAGGGCCTAATGGATGTGGAAAAACTACATTGCTTAGGGTTATGAGTAGAAATTTAAAGCCAAAGACAGGAAGGGTTTTATTAAATGGAGAGGATATATATAAATTAAAGGCCAAAACTTTAGCAAAAAATATGGCTATTTTATCTCAGAATAACGGATGTCCTGAGGATATTTGCATAAGAGATTTGGTGTCATATGGAAGACATGCCCATAAAAAAATTTTCTCAGGCTTTACAGAAGAAGATGAAAGAATAATAGATTGGGCAATAAAAAGAACAGGACTTAATAATATGCAAGATAGAAAAGTAGCTACATTATCAGGAGGAGAAAGACAAAGAGCTTGGATAGCTATGTCTATAGCTCAAAAACCAAAGGTTCTTCTTTTAGATGAGCCTACTACTTATTTAGATATAAGTCATCAATTAGAACTTTTAGATCTTATTAAAAGTTTAAATGAAGAGGAGAAAATAACAATAGTTATGGTACTTCATGATATAAATGAGGCGGCTAAATATTCTCATGAACTTATTGTTATTAAAAATGGGGAATTGCATTGCAAGGGAACTCCTTATAGCATTATAAATGATGAAATGCTTAAACAGGTATTTAGAGTAGAAGCAGATATAAATAAAGATAAGAATACTAAAAAGCCAGTTATATATCCAAGAAGGGTATTTAGTTAG
- a CDS encoding FecCD family ABC transporter permease — protein sequence MTSNIKNRKKNNRNFYKIAVIILFIILAISAFFISNVYGSMEISIKDILNILKHPSNLTPEGLVIWNVRIPRTIVGALVGINLALSGAMLQGVMRNPLADPGIIGISSGAGLAGMLILIIFPQYQYLVPPVAFVGAMVAAIMIYILAWKGGIQPMRVVLAGVAVSAILGAGISALMVFFSDRVHGAIMFMNGGLSARSWPQVYTILPYTIVGLILAMIMAERLNILVLGDDTARGLGLNVELVRLEITAIAAMLAASAVSVVGLLGFVGLIIPHTTRLIIGSDYKYLLPGAAFLGAAIVVFCDTFGRTIFAPVEIPVGIIMALLGAPFFLYLLRRQA from the coding sequence ATGACAAGTAATATAAAAAATCGTAAGAAAAACAATAGAAATTTTTATAAAATAGCTGTGATAATATTATTTATCATATTAGCTATAAGTGCATTTTTTATAAGTAATGTGTATGGTAGCATGGAAATATCTATAAAAGATATACTTAACATATTAAAACATCCCAGTAATTTAACTCCAGAGGGCCTTGTTATATGGAATGTTAGAATTCCTAGAACTATTGTAGGAGCATTGGTTGGAATTAACTTGGCCCTCTCTGGGGCAATGCTACAGGGGGTAATGAGAAACCCTCTAGCGGACCCTGGAATAATAGGCATATCTTCAGGAGCTGGTCTTGCGGGTATGCTTATATTAATAATTTTTCCTCAATATCAATATTTAGTACCTCCAGTTGCTTTTGTAGGTGCTATGGTGGCAGCTATAATGATATATATACTTGCTTGGAAAGGCGGAATACAACCTATGAGAGTTGTATTAGCTGGAGTAGCAGTTTCAGCTATATTAGGTGCAGGCATATCTGCACTTATGGTGTTTTTTAGTGACAGGGTTCATGGAGCTATCATGTTTATGAATGGAGGATTATCTGCAAGAAGTTGGCCACAAGTATATACTATCCTACCTTATACTATAGTAGGTTTAATACTTGCTATGATAATGGCTGAAAGACTTAATATATTAGTATTGGGTGATGATACTGCAAGAGGATTGGGCCTCAATGTAGAGTTAGTTAGATTAGAAATAACAGCTATAGCAGCTATGCTGGCAGCTAGTGCAGTATCTGTAGTTGGACTTTTAGGATTTGTAGGGCTTATAATACCTCATACAACTAGGCTTATAATTGGAAGTGACTATAAATATTTACTTCCAGGGGCAGCATTTTTGGGAGCGGCCATAGTTGTGTTTTGTGACACTTTTGGAAGGACTATTTTTGCACCTGTGGAAATACCTGTAGGTATAATAATGGCACTTTTAGGAGCACCATTCTTTTTATATTTACTGAGAAGACAGGCATAG